One region of Dehalococcoidia bacterium genomic DNA includes:
- a CDS encoding GNAT family N-acetyltransferase encodes MSDVKVEFVRGHAAMAEALRIRRAVFIEEQGVPEDLEIDGLDAPEAWGRTAEHALLRLDGEPVATGRLLLEDGPPHYAHIGRVAVLREHRGKGLGRLLMQALQERAHELGYPGITLAAQLHAIGFYERLGYRARGDIFLDAGIEHRWMDLPLR; translated from the coding sequence GTGAGCGACGTGAAGGTCGAGTTCGTGAGGGGCCACGCGGCCATGGCTGAGGCGCTGCGCATCCGCCGGGCAGTCTTCATCGAGGAGCAGGGCGTGCCCGAGGACCTGGAGATCGACGGCCTGGACGCCCCGGAGGCCTGGGGGCGCACGGCTGAGCACGCGCTCCTGCGCCTGGACGGTGAGCCAGTGGCCACCGGGCGTCTACTGCTGGAGGACGGCCCACCGCACTACGCCCACATCGGGCGCGTCGCCGTGCTGCGCGAGCACAGAGGCAAGGGTCTCGGCCGCCTCCTCATGCAGGCCCTGCAGGAGAGGGCGCACGAACTGGGCTACCCCGGCATCACCCTCGCCGCTCAGTTGCACGCCATCGGCTTCTACGAGCGTCTCGGCTACAGGGCACGGGGCGACATCTTCCTCGATGCGGGAATCGAGCACCGCTGGATGGACCTGCCGTTGCGCTAA
- a CDS encoding Hsp20/alpha crystallin family protein: protein MQQGRPYEGPRQDDTPVKLYRSDHRVTIAAPFPGLEPQDIQVHVTREGEVVLEGRLRGAFKGDKEVILDEWNPGPYYRRLSLDTPVDGEMANVTYENGVLTVSLPVSDEMKAAEVRPERVSRVQGRRYGNAGNPAGDEA from the coding sequence ATGCAGCAAGGCAGGCCTTACGAAGGACCAAGGCAGGACGACACGCCGGTGAAGCTCTACCGCAGCGACCATCGCGTGACCATCGCCGCCCCGTTTCCCGGATTGGAGCCTCAAGACATCCAGGTGCACGTCACCCGCGAGGGTGAGGTCGTGCTGGAAGGGCGTCTCCGCGGCGCCTTCAAGGGCGACAAAGAGGTCATCCTGGACGAATGGAACCCGGGACCCTACTACCGGCGCCTCTCGCTCGACACCCCCGTCGACGGTGAGATGGCGAACGTCACCTACGAGAACGGCGTCCTCACCGTCTCCCTCCCCGTGTCCGACGAGATGAAGGCTGCGGAGGTGAGGCCGGAGCGCGTAAGCCGCGTCCAGGGACGGCGTTATGGCAATGCCGGCAACCCCGCGGGCGACGAGGCGTAG
- a CDS encoding TldD/PmbA family protein, with amino-acid sequence MDEDLLSIASDIVEKARRLGADQADAYVVASNESSVQVRRGAVERVIDAGSRAAGIRVIKEGRTAVCSTADMTPKALEQLVRDAVDLASISEPDAYAGLPERADLASGVLPDLQLYDEQIESLTADEMREMALRCEAAAFDYDGRVTNSDSCAMEVRRGVVALANSLGFAASYPSTAAGIMIEAICDDAEGKKRNDYWHSYERALHRLEKPEEVGRKAAARAVAKLGARKVATKAVPVVWEAPVATALLRVIGQAVSGEALYRRATFLADLEGRQVASPLFTLTDDPLLPGRLGSRPFDGEGVASRTLPVFEQGIFRAFLFDTYNARRLGRRATGAAHRSIDSAPAPGTSNLVLSPGTTPPEALYADIEEGLFLTDIMGFGVNLTTGDFSRGAQGFWIEKGALAFPVTEVNISGNLKDMLAAIDAVGSDLLWRGGIAAPSLRIGRMTVSGL; translated from the coding sequence ATGGATGAAGACCTCCTCTCGATAGCCTCGGACATCGTCGAAAAGGCCAGGCGGCTCGGCGCCGACCAGGCGGACGCCTACGTCGTCGCATCGAACGAGTCGTCCGTGCAGGTGCGCCGCGGCGCGGTCGAGCGCGTGATCGACGCCGGCTCGCGCGCCGCTGGCATCCGCGTGATCAAGGAAGGCCGCACGGCGGTCTGCTCGACGGCGGACATGACGCCGAAGGCGCTGGAGCAACTGGTGCGCGACGCCGTTGACCTGGCTTCGATCTCGGAGCCAGACGCCTATGCCGGCTTGCCCGAGCGCGCGGACCTGGCGTCTGGCGTCCTCCCGGACCTCCAGCTTTACGATGAGCAGATCGAGTCCCTTACTGCGGACGAGATGCGGGAGATGGCTTTGCGCTGCGAGGCGGCCGCCTTCGACTACGATGGCCGCGTCACGAACTCCGACAGCTGCGCCATGGAGGTCCGGCGCGGTGTCGTTGCCCTGGCGAACAGCCTTGGCTTCGCCGCCTCTTACCCTTCGACGGCGGCCGGCATCATGATCGAGGCCATCTGCGACGACGCGGAGGGCAAGAAGCGCAACGACTACTGGCATAGCTACGAGCGCGCGCTGCACCGGTTGGAGAAGCCGGAGGAGGTCGGGCGCAAGGCCGCGGCCCGCGCCGTCGCGAAGCTCGGAGCGCGCAAAGTGGCGACGAAGGCGGTACCCGTCGTCTGGGAGGCGCCGGTGGCGACGGCGCTGTTGCGGGTGATCGGCCAGGCGGTGTCCGGCGAGGCGTTGTACAGACGCGCTACCTTCCTTGCCGACCTTGAGGGCCGCCAGGTGGCGTCGCCTCTGTTCACGCTGACCGACGACCCCCTGCTGCCGGGAAGGTTGGGATCGCGCCCGTTCGACGGAGAAGGCGTGGCCTCGCGGACGCTGCCCGTCTTCGAGCAAGGCATCTTCCGGGCGTTCCTCTTCGACACCTACAACGCCCGCCGGCTGGGGCGCCGGGCGACGGGGGCGGCCCATCGCAGCATCGATTCGGCGCCGGCCCCGGGGACCTCGAACCTCGTCCTGTCTCCCGGCACGACGCCTCCGGAGGCGCTTTACGCCGACATAGAGGAAGGACTGTTCCTCACGGACATCATGGGCTTCGGCGTGAACCTGACGACGGGGGACTTCTCTCGCGGCGCGCAGGGCTTCTGGATCGAGAAGGGCGCCCTCGCGTTTCCCGTGACCGAGGTCAACATCAGCGGCAACCTCAAGGACATGCTCGCGGCGATTGACGCCGTGGGCAGCGACTTGCTCTGGCGCGGCGGCATCGCGGCGCCGAGCCTGCGCATCGGCCGCATGACCGTGAGCGGCCTCTAG